One region of Bacterioplanoides sp. SCSIO 12839 genomic DNA includes:
- a CDS encoding cytochrome bc complex cytochrome b subunit, whose protein sequence is MSKQQNTLMGWIDDRLPVTQTYEKHMSKYYAPKNFNFWYFFGVISMLMLVNQILSGIWLTMNFTPSAEAAFASVEYIMRDVEWGWLIRYMHSTGATFFFVAVYLHMMRALLYGSYQKPRELIWIFGMLIYLLLMAEAFMGYVLPWGQMSYWGAQVIISLFGVIPFGIGDALVEWVRGDFLISGATLNRFFALHVIALPLVIVALVVMHLLALHEVGSNNPDGVDIKKHKDENGKPLDGVPFHPYYTVHDMVGIVVFLMVFCSVMFFMPEGGGFMLEYANFEPANGLKTPEHIAPVWYFGAFYAILRAIPDKLLGVVAMGGAIAILFVLPWLDRSPVRSWRYKGWISKVFIVVFAIAFVLLTWLGTQPATDINTLMARISSVIYFGFFLLMPIYTKIEKTKPVPERVTGGH, encoded by the coding sequence ATGAGCAAGCAGCAAAATACTCTGATGGGTTGGATTGATGACCGCCTGCCAGTAACTCAGACCTACGAAAAGCATATGTCTAAGTACTATGCTCCGAAGAACTTTAACTTCTGGTACTTCTTCGGCGTAATCTCCATGTTAATGCTGGTGAACCAGATTCTGTCTGGTATCTGGCTGACCATGAACTTCACGCCAAGCGCGGAAGCGGCTTTTGCTTCTGTTGAATACATCATGCGTGATGTTGAATGGGGTTGGTTGATTCGTTATATGCATTCAACCGGTGCGACCTTCTTCTTTGTTGCCGTTTACCTGCACATGATGCGTGCTCTGCTGTACGGATCCTACCAGAAGCCACGTGAGCTGATCTGGATCTTCGGTATGCTGATCTACTTGCTGCTGATGGCTGAAGCCTTCATGGGTTACGTACTGCCTTGGGGTCAGATGTCTTACTGGGGTGCGCAGGTAATTATCTCTCTGTTTGGCGTAATTCCTTTTGGTATTGGTGATGCACTGGTTGAATGGGTGCGTGGTGACTTCCTGATCTCCGGCGCGACTCTGAACCGTTTCTTCGCACTGCACGTGATTGCTCTGCCACTGGTGATTGTGGCGCTGGTTGTTATGCACTTATTAGCATTGCACGAAGTGGGCTCTAACAACCCAGATGGCGTTGATATTAAGAAACACAAAGATGAAAACGGTAAGCCATTAGACGGCGTACCTTTCCACCCTTACTACACCGTGCACGATATGGTGGGTATTGTGGTCTTCCTGATGGTGTTCTGTAGCGTTATGTTCTTTATGCCAGAAGGTGGCGGTTTCATGCTGGAATACGCCAACTTTGAACCAGCGAATGGTCTGAAGACCCCTGAGCACATTGCTCCGGTATGGTACTTCGGTGCGTTCTACGCCATCCTGCGTGCAATTCCAGACAAGTTACTGGGTGTTGTAGCCATGGGCGGTGCGATTGCCATTCTGTTTGTTCTGCCTTGGCTGGATCGTAGCCCGGTTCGTAGCTGGCGCTACAAAGGCTGGATCAGCAAAGTATTCATTGTTGTCTTTGCGATTGCCTTCGTATTGCTGACCTGGCTGGGTACTCAGCCTGCGACTGACATCAACACTCTGATGGCGCGTATTTCTTCGGTTATCTATTTCGGCTTCTTCCTGTTAATGCCGATTTACACCAAGATCGAGAAAACCAAACCTGTGCCAGAGCGTGTAACCGGAGGTCACTAA
- a CDS encoding cytochrome c1 codes for MKKLLGLLAAIVPALAVAGGGANIHLDEHKTDLHDKASLQRGAQVYMNYCMGCHSLEHARYNRVARDLDIPEELMMENLVFPDTKIGSLMSNAMRPEDGKTWFGATPPDLTLVARVRRPDWLYTYLRSFYEDPSRPWGVNNSVFKDVGMPHVLADLQGRQVMGTAQVAVGYDTLTGQEITEEQDGVLYLAEEGTLSPKEYDRLVFDLVNFLTYVAEPIAVERQRLGWWVLLFLAIFFVPVYMLNKEFWRDIK; via the coding sequence ATGAAAAAATTATTAGGTTTATTGGCTGCTATCGTTCCGGCACTGGCTGTTGCTGGCGGTGGCGCTAACATCCACCTGGATGAACATAAGACTGACCTGCACGACAAAGCGTCTCTGCAGCGTGGTGCTCAGGTTTATATGAACTACTGTATGGGCTGTCACTCACTGGAGCATGCACGTTATAACCGTGTTGCCCGTGACCTGGATATCCCGGAAGAGCTGATGATGGAGAACCTGGTGTTCCCGGATACTAAAATCGGCTCTCTGATGTCTAACGCGATGCGTCCGGAAGATGGTAAGACCTGGTTTGGTGCGACACCTCCGGATCTGACTCTGGTTGCTCGTGTTCGTCGTCCAGACTGGCTCTACACTTACCTGCGTAGCTTCTACGAAGATCCAAGCCGCCCTTGGGGTGTGAATAACTCGGTCTTTAAAGATGTAGGTATGCCGCACGTTCTGGCTGATCTGCAAGGTCGTCAGGTAATGGGCACTGCTCAGGTTGCTGTGGGTTATGACACTCTGACAGGCCAGGAAATCACTGAAGAGCAGGACGGTGTTCTGTATCTGGCAGAAGAAGGTACTTTGTCACCAAAAGAATACGACCGTTTGGTGTTCGACCTGGTGAACTTCCTGACTTATGTTGCTGAACCCATTGCGGTTGAGCGTCAGCGTCTGGGTTGGTGGGTACTGTTATTCCTGGCAATTTTCTTTGTTCCTGTGTACATGCTGAACAAAGAATTCTGGCGCGATATTAAGTAA
- the sspA gene encoding stringent starvation protein SspA, which translates to MGVVAKRSSMTFYSDASDHYSHRVRIVLAEKGVAVEIHDVDPDNKPEDLASLNPYNSLPTLVDRDLVLYDANVMMEYLDERFPHPPLLPVYPVARAQSRLWVNRIEKDWADLIKTIQWGSDKDAEAARKELTESLMSITPIFTEMPYFMSEDFSLVDCCVAPILWRLPALGIELPEKQCKPLLSYMERLFERESFQASLSEAEREMRD; encoded by the coding sequence ATGGGAGTTGTAGCCAAGCGCTCTTCCATGACGTTTTATTCAGATGCGTCTGATCATTACAGTCACCGCGTACGTATCGTACTGGCGGAAAAAGGGGTAGCCGTAGAAATTCACGATGTGGATCCGGACAATAAGCCGGAAGACCTGGCAAGCCTGAACCCGTATAACTCTTTACCAACTCTGGTAGACCGTGATCTGGTGTTGTACGACGCCAACGTGATGATGGAATATCTGGATGAGCGTTTCCCTCATCCACCTCTGCTGCCTGTTTATCCGGTTGCACGTGCACAAAGCCGTCTGTGGGTAAACCGCATTGAGAAAGACTGGGCTGACCTGATCAAGACCATTCAATGGGGTTCTGATAAAGACGCAGAAGCTGCTCGCAAAGAGCTGACCGAAAGTCTGATGTCGATTACGCCAATCTTCACTGAAATGCCGTATTTCATGAGCGAAGACTTCTCGCTGGTTGATTGCTGTGTGGCTCCGATTCTGTGGCGTTTACCGGCACTGGGTATCGAATTACCTGAGAAACAGTGCAAGCCATTGCTGAGCTACATGGAGCGCTTGTTCGAGCGTGAATCGTTCCAGGCCAGCTTATCCGAAGCTGAGCGTGAGATGCGCGACTGA
- a CDS encoding ClpXP protease specificity-enhancing factor gives MTPSRPYLMRALNEWILDNHCTPYVLVDAGIQGVQVPQDYVNNGQIVLNISPSAVQNLLINQDGLSFSARFGGVPMDVYVPIVAILAIYARENGQGMVFGSEAGAPDPDQPPEPPVPDNQSPKNGSNPKKGGGRPSLSVVK, from the coding sequence ATGACGCCGAGCCGCCCGTATTTAATGCGGGCGCTGAATGAGTGGATTCTGGATAACCATTGCACGCCGTATGTGCTGGTCGATGCGGGGATTCAGGGCGTACAGGTGCCTCAGGATTATGTAAACAACGGGCAGATTGTGCTGAACATCAGCCCGAGTGCGGTTCAGAACCTGCTGATCAATCAGGATGGCCTGTCATTCAGTGCACGCTTTGGTGGTGTGCCGATGGATGTGTATGTGCCTATTGTTGCTATCCTGGCGATTTACGCCCGGGAGAATGGTCAAGGTATGGTGTTTGGTTCTGAGGCGGGTGCTCCGGATCCGGATCAGCCACCTGAGCCGCCAGTACCGGATAACCAATCGCCTAAGAATGGTTCTAACCCGAAAAAAGGCGGTGGCCGTCCGTCGTTAAGCGTGGTGAAGTAG
- the slmA gene encoding nucleoid occlusion factor SlmA, protein MTDNSEKISRRDQILQALAHMLETNPGARITTANLAKAVGVSEAALYRHFPSKAKMFEGLISFIEDTIFSRINLILQEINSADQRCEKTLMLVLTFAEKNPGMCRLLSGDALAGETDRLRQRIQQFFERIETQLKQILREAEMREGLVPTQTVSAEANLLTALLEGRIRQYVRTEFSAKPTQYWDEQWPLVKANLLREKNL, encoded by the coding sequence ATGACAGACAACAGTGAAAAGATTTCCCGCCGCGATCAGATTCTGCAGGCACTAGCCCATATGCTGGAAACTAATCCGGGAGCACGCATCACCACAGCTAACCTGGCAAAAGCGGTTGGCGTCTCAGAGGCGGCCCTGTATCGCCACTTTCCCAGCAAGGCAAAGATGTTTGAAGGTCTGATCAGTTTTATTGAAGACACCATCTTCAGCCGCATCAACCTGATTCTTCAGGAAATCAACAGCGCCGATCAGCGTTGTGAGAAAACTCTGATGCTGGTGCTAACGTTTGCGGAAAAGAATCCGGGAATGTGTCGTTTATTATCGGGCGATGCACTGGCCGGGGAAACCGACCGCTTACGTCAGCGTATTCAGCAGTTCTTTGAGCGCATTGAAACCCAGCTGAAACAGATTCTGCGTGAAGCTGAGATGCGTGAAGGTCTGGTACCGACACAAACCGTCAGCGCTGAAGCCAATTTATTAACCGCGTTATTAGAAGGCCGGATTCGCCAGTATGTACGCACCGAGTTTTCCGCCAAACCAACCCAATACTGGGATGAGCAATGGCCTCTGGTAAAAGCGAATTTACTGCGCGAAAAAAATCTCTGA